A single region of the Nicotiana sylvestris chromosome 6, ASM39365v2, whole genome shotgun sequence genome encodes:
- the LOC138870232 gene encoding uncharacterized protein produces MDVKNLYRIFSTRSRSIRLGRYYHDEKTVLKESFCKTRGTKSSIWKVLWKKMSKEKKEMNKRLRFESPRSVNVQVPRYDKYTYSQNFDNGFNWDEPRSFSLRFADPSKLLLK; encoded by the coding sequence ATGGACGTCAAGAATTTGTACAGAATTTttagcacaagaagcagaagtaTTAGACTAGGAAGATATTATCATGATGAAAAAACAGTACTGAAAGAGTCATTTTGTAAAACTAGAGGTACCAAAAGTTCAATTTGGAAAGTTTTGTGGAAGAAAATGTCAAAGGAGAAGAAGGAAATGAACAAGAGATTAAGGTTTGAGAGTCCTAGGTCTGTGAATGTACAAGTTCCTCGTTATGATAAATACACTTATTCACAGAATTTTGACAATGGTTTCAATTGGGATGAACCCAGATCATTCTCTCTTCGTTTTGCTGATCCATCCAAACTCCTTCTGAAGTGA